A region of Rhodamnia argentea isolate NSW1041297 chromosome 9, ASM2092103v1, whole genome shotgun sequence DNA encodes the following proteins:
- the LOC115740860 gene encoding metal tolerance protein 1-like, whose translation MEAQIGEHGHIIEVCGDVPAEAGTGGIKICGEAPCGFSDSNTSSQDAKERSSSMRKLLVAVVLCIIFMTVEVVGGIKANSLAILTDAAHLLSDVAAFAISLFSLWASGWEATPRQSYGFFRIEILGALVSIQMIWLLAGILVYEAIERLIHDTGEVRGFLMFLVSAFGLVVNIAMAILLGHDHGHGHSHSHNHGHGHSHGHDHDHRRSGEVHDHGSHDHHHHHHGEFPENHHEHDHHHGHETDLTKPLLKACCDINNEKESGHKQKKQWNINVQGAYLHVLGDSIQSVGVMIGGAIIWYKPEWKIIDLICTLIFSVIVLGTTIRMLRNIMEVLMESTPREIDARRLEKGLCEMDEVIAVHELHIWAITVGKVLLACHVKIKREADADMVLNKVIGYIRREYNISHVTIQIERE comes from the coding sequence ATGGAAGCTCAGATTGGTGAACATGGACATATAATTGAAGTTTGTGGGGATGTGCCAGCAGAAGCAGGCACGGGTGGGATAAAAATTTGTGGTGAGGCACCTTGTGGATTTTCCGATTCTAATACCAGTTCTCAAGATGCAAAGGAGCGGTCATCATCTATGAGGAAACTTTTGGTGGCAGTTGTCCTCTGCATAATATTCATGACTGTAGAGGTTGTTGGAGGAATCAAAGCAAATAGTCTAGCAATTCTAACAGATGCTGCTCATTTATTGTCTGACGTTGCTGCATTTGCTATATCCTTATTCTCTCTGTGGGCTTCGGGATGGGAGGCAACACCTCGTCAATCTTATGGTTTCTTCAGGATTGAGATTCTTGGTGCTCTTGTGTCTATTCAAATGATATGGCTTCTTGCTGGTATTCTTGTATATGAAGCCATTGAAAGGCTGATCCATGATACAGGTGAAGTACGGGGCTTTCTTATGTTTCTTGTTTCTGCATTTGGTTTAGTGGTTAATATTGCCATGGCAATCTTGCTGGGTCATGATCATGGTCACGGTCACAGCCATAGTCACAATCACGGTCATGGTCATAGTCATGGCCATGATCATGACCACCGGCGTAGTGGAGAGGTTCATGACCATGGAAGCCATgaccatcatcaccatcatcatggAGAATTTCCGGAAAACCATCATGAGCATGATCATCATCACGGCCATGAAACAGATCTTACCAAGCCATTGCTCAAGGCTTGCTGTGATATCAATAACGAGAAAGAGAGTGGGCATAAGCAGAAGAAGCAATGGAATATTAATGTACAGGGTGCTTATCTTCATGTGCTTGGAGATTCGATTCAGAGCGTCGGCGTGATGATTGGTGGAGCGATCATATGGTATAAGCCTGAGTGGAAGATCATCGATTTGATATGCACCCTTATATTCTCAGTAATCGTGTTGGGAACTACAATAAGAATGCTTCGGAATATTATGGAGGTTCTCATGGAGAGCACACCGAGGGAGATTGATGCCAGAAGGCTGGAAAAGGGTCTCTGTGAGATGGATGAGGTGATTGCAGTGCATGAGTTGCATATCTGGGCAATAACAGTTGGGAAAGTCTTGCTGGCTTGCCATGTTAAAATAAAGCGCGAGGCCGACGCGGACATGGTGCTGAACAAGGTAATTGGCTACATCAGAAGAGAGTATAACATCAGCCATGTCACTATTCAAATAGAGCGTGAGTAG